The following coding sequences are from one Sulfitobacter sp. HNIBRBA3233 window:
- a CDS encoding taurine ABC transporter ATP-binding protein encodes MSGLSIQNLSMRFDLPDGGSVQALKDVSLDLKAGELLSVLGPSGCGKTTLLNIVAGFLAPTEGTMTLNGHEIKGPDAERGMVFQQGALFEWMSVRENVGFGPSMKGMPKNDKAEIVNRLLNVVGLQDFKEKAVYELSGGMQQRVALARCLANDPDVILMDEPLGALDALTREKMQSLVLKLWKETGKTIILITHSVEEALLLGERLIVMAPRPGRIHKEYRLPFAEAGVNADLREIKKHPEFAPKREEILSMIWDMEEEIMGRQEESA; translated from the coding sequence ATGTCAGGACTTTCCATTCAGAATCTGTCGATGCGCTTCGACCTGCCGGATGGCGGCTCGGTGCAGGCGCTCAAGGATGTTTCCCTTGATCTCAAGGCGGGCGAATTGCTCAGCGTGCTTGGCCCTTCCGGCTGCGGCAAGACCACGCTGCTGAACATCGTGGCGGGATTTCTGGCCCCGACCGAAGGCACGATGACCCTGAACGGTCACGAGATCAAAGGCCCCGACGCCGAACGCGGCATGGTGTTTCAGCAAGGGGCGTTGTTCGAATGGATGAGCGTCCGCGAGAACGTGGGCTTCGGCCCCTCGATGAAGGGGATGCCCAAGAACGACAAGGCCGAGATCGTGAACCGGTTGCTGAACGTGGTGGGGCTTCAGGACTTCAAGGAAAAGGCGGTCTATGAGCTGTCGGGCGGGATGCAGCAGCGCGTGGCCCTTGCCCGCTGTCTGGCCAACGATCCCGACGTGATCCTGATGGACGAACCGCTGGGCGCGCTGGACGCGCTGACCCGCGAAAAGATGCAGAGCCTCGTTCTGAAGCTGTGGAAAGAGACCGGTAAGACGATCATCCTGATCACCCACTCGGTCGAAGAGGCCCTGCTGCTGGGCGAGCGGCTGATCGTGATGGCCCCGCGGCCGGGCCGCATTCACAAGGAATACCGCCTGCCGTTCGCGGAGGCGGGCGTGAATGCCGACCTGCGCGAGATCAAGAAACACCCCGAATTCGCGCCGAAGCGGGAGGAAATCCTGTCGATGATCTGGGACATGGAAGAAGAGATCATGGGCCGTCAG
- a CDS encoding taurine ABC transporter substrate-binding protein — translation MMKKTVSAFVAGAVMSLTATAAFADAHEEITVAYFLEWPMPFQYAKAEGKYEEAMGKKINWVSFDSGVAMSAAMASGDVQIAVSQGVPPFVVATSGGQDLQAIDVAVSYSENDNCVVASALEIDKNSADELAGKKVAVPLGTAAHYGFLKQMDHFGVDLASLSVVDMAPAEGAAALSQGAVDMACGWGGALRRMKENGNVLLTGAEKEELGILVFDVTSAPASYVAENGEDVAAFLRVTAEANEMWNSGEHMDEMLPVIAKDAGMDEEATKETMATFVFPSVEEQLSQKWLGGGSAEFMGGVAQVFVDAGSIDSKLDSYAGTVNTGPLQAAAE, via the coding sequence ATGATGAAGAAAACCGTAAGCGCGTTCGTCGCCGGGGCCGTGATGTCCCTGACAGCCACAGCAGCCTTCGCCGATGCGCACGAAGAAATCACCGTTGCCTATTTCCTCGAATGGCCGATGCCGTTCCAGTACGCCAAGGCGGAAGGCAAATACGAAGAAGCCATGGGCAAGAAGATCAACTGGGTCAGCTTCGACAGTGGCGTGGCGATGTCCGCCGCGATGGCGTCGGGCGACGTCCAGATCGCCGTCAGCCAGGGTGTGCCGCCTTTCGTGGTGGCGACCTCGGGCGGGCAGGACCTTCAGGCGATCGATGTCGCCGTCAGCTATTCCGAGAATGACAACTGCGTCGTCGCCTCGGCGCTGGAGATCGACAAGAACAGCGCGGACGAACTGGCGGGCAAGAAGGTCGCCGTGCCGCTGGGCACCGCCGCGCATTACGGCTTTCTCAAGCAGATGGACCATTTCGGCGTCGATCTGGCCAGCCTGTCGGTCGTTGATATGGCACCGGCAGAAGGCGCCGCAGCGCTCAGCCAGGGCGCCGTGGACATGGCCTGCGGCTGGGGTGGCGCACTGCGGCGCATGAAAGAGAACGGCAACGTTCTTCTGACCGGCGCCGAGAAGGAAGAGCTGGGCATTCTCGTCTTCGACGTGACCTCCGCGCCGGCGTCCTACGTCGCCGAGAACGGTGAAGACGTTGCAGCCTTCCTGCGGGTGACCGCCGAGGCGAACGAGATGTGGAACTCGGGCGAGCACATGGACGAAATGCTGCCGGTCATCGCCAAGGACGCCGGTATGGACGAAGAGGCCACGAAAGAAACCATGGCCACATTCGTCTTCCCCTCGGTCGAGGAACAGCTGAGCCAGAAATGGCTGGGTGGTGGCAGCGCCGAGTTCATGGGCGGTGTTGCGCAGGTCTTCGTGGATGCCGGCTCCATCGACAGCAAGCTCGACAGCTACGCGGGCACCGTCAACACCGGCCCGCTGCAGGCGGCTGCCGAGTGA
- a CDS encoding aminotransferase family protein, with protein sequence MDGTFNENDISRIVEADRAHIWHHLSQHKPYETTDPRIIVEGRGIHVWDQHGKKHIDAVAGGVWTVNVGYGRESIANAVRDQLVKMNFFGGTAGSIPGSIFSEMLIDKMPGMSRVYYASSGSEANEKGYKMVRQIAHKRYGGKKYKILYRDRDYHGGTIGTMAAGGQDERNAQYGPFPDGFVRVPHCLEYRKHEQDGAPDENYGVWAANQIEEVILREGPDTVGGLCLEPVTAGGGVITPPDGYWERVQEICKKYDILLHIDEVVCGLGRTGTWFGYQNYGIQPDIVTMAKGVASGYAAISCCVTTEAVFEMFKDDASDPLNYFRDISTFGGCTAGPAAAIENMKIIEREGLLQNTLDMGDYMLGRLEDLKGKHSVIGDARGKGLFLGLELVEDRETKSPMPEKLVGAVVADCMKQGVIIGATNRSLPGKNNSLCFSPALIATKDNIDEIVDAVDGALGRVFAV encoded by the coding sequence ATGGACGGAACATTCAACGAAAATGACATCTCGCGCATCGTCGAGGCCGACCGCGCGCATATCTGGCACCACCTGAGCCAGCACAAACCCTATGAAACAACCGATCCGCGCATCATCGTGGAAGGTCGCGGCATCCATGTCTGGGACCAGCACGGCAAGAAACACATCGACGCGGTCGCGGGTGGTGTCTGGACCGTCAACGTGGGCTACGGGCGCGAATCGATTGCGAATGCGGTGCGCGACCAGCTGGTGAAGATGAACTTCTTCGGGGGAACCGCAGGGTCCATCCCCGGTTCGATCTTCTCGGAAATGCTGATCGACAAGATGCCGGGGATGAGCCGGGTCTACTACGCCTCTTCCGGGTCGGAAGCGAACGAGAAGGGCTACAAGATGGTCCGCCAGATCGCCCACAAGCGCTATGGCGGCAAGAAGTACAAGATCCTCTACCGTGACCGCGACTACCACGGCGGCACCATCGGCACGATGGCAGCGGGCGGGCAGGACGAGCGCAACGCGCAATACGGCCCCTTCCCCGACGGTTTCGTGCGCGTGCCGCACTGCCTTGAATACCGCAAACACGAACAGGACGGCGCGCCCGACGAAAACTACGGCGTCTGGGCCGCCAACCAGATCGAGGAAGTGATCCTGCGCGAAGGCCCCGACACGGTCGGCGGTCTGTGCCTTGAGCCCGTCACGGCGGGCGGCGGTGTCATCACACCCCCAGACGGCTATTGGGAGCGGGTGCAGGAGATCTGCAAGAAATACGATATCCTTCTGCACATCGACGAAGTCGTCTGCGGTCTGGGCCGCACCGGCACATGGTTCGGCTACCAGAACTACGGCATCCAGCCCGATATCGTGACCATGGCCAAGGGTGTCGCCTCCGGCTACGCCGCGATTTCGTGCTGCGTGACCACCGAAGCGGTCTTCGAGATGTTCAAGGACGATGCAAGCGATCCGCTCAATTACTTCCGCGATATTTCGACCTTCGGGGGATGCACCGCCGGACCGGCGGCCGCGATCGAGAACATGAAGATCATCGAACGCGAGGGGCTGCTGCAAAACACGCTCGATATGGGCGACTACATGCTGGGCCGTCTGGAAGATCTGAAAGGCAAGCACAGCGTCATCGGTGACGCGCGCGGCAAGGGCCTGTTCCTCGGTCTGGAACTGGTCGAGGACCGCGAGACCAAATCGCCGATGCCCGAAAAGCTGGTTGGCGCGGTCGTCGCGGATTGCATGAAGCAAGGTGTCATCATCGGCGCGACCAACCGGTCCCTGCCGGGCAAGAACAACAGCCTGTGTTTCTCGCCCGCGCTGATTGCCACCAAGGACAACATCGACGAGATCGTGGATGCCGTCGACGGCGCACTGGGGCGCGTTTTCGCCGTCTGA
- a CDS encoding glycine zipper 2TM domain-containing protein, with protein MKKFLIAIPMIAGLAACEAGNPNQGALTGAALGAAAGAAVSGDDDKVVGALIGGAAGAAAGNYIGRTQSGQCVYQNSAGQRYTAACP; from the coding sequence ATGAAAAAGTTCCTTATCGCGATTCCAATGATTGCGGGCCTTGCAGCCTGTGAAGCTGGCAATCCAAACCAGGGCGCACTGACCGGTGCCGCACTGGGCGCAGCCGCAGGTGCGGCCGTATCCGGCGACGACGACAAGGTTGTCGGCGCGCTGATCGGCGGCGCAGCAGGCGCGGCGGCTGGCAACTACATCGGTCGCACACAGAGCGGCCAGTGCGTCTACCAGAACTCCGCAGGCCAGCGTTACACGGCTGCTTGCCCATAA
- a CDS encoding PLP-dependent aminotransferase family protein produces MALPVETFFLRPDAQGTLQSQIQQMIAQGILSGRFQPGEKLPSTRKLANHLGVSRITVTIAYTELLANDYLTSRGRSGYFVSQNAPTPPDFSPTPDTQDAVDWTRAIGQRFSGGVTPTKPQDWSQYRYPFVYGQADQSLFDHANWRLCALQALGQRDFNSMTSDYYDQDDPTLIEFIARHTLPRRGITARPEQILITLGAQNALWLTAQVLLTQRRHAALEDPCYHALRDILIQSRCHVIPVRVDRDGIPPEAIPPDTDVIFTTPSHQCPTNATMPTDRRRALLERARQLDALIVEDDYEFETSFLRPPSPALKSLDTDGRVIYVGSFSKSLFPGLRLGYLVGSEPFIREVRALRASVLRHPPGHIQRTASYFLSLGHYDALVRRMGTALHERRERMEDGILAYNLHIAGQGAHGGSSFWMRAPDSIDTEVLAARLRPRGVLIEPGRSFFGGDRQPRNFYRLGYSSIPAARILPGLEELARGIAEMRGAGHNAAG; encoded by the coding sequence ATGGCGCTACCTGTCGAAACCTTTTTCCTGCGGCCCGATGCACAGGGCACCCTGCAATCGCAGATTCAGCAGATGATCGCCCAAGGTATCCTGTCGGGGCGCTTCCAGCCGGGGGAAAAACTGCCCTCGACGCGAAAGCTGGCGAACCATCTTGGCGTCAGCCGCATCACCGTGACGATTGCCTATACCGAACTGCTGGCGAACGATTACCTGACCTCGCGCGGGCGATCGGGGTATTTCGTTTCGCAGAACGCGCCCACGCCCCCCGACTTTTCGCCGACGCCCGACACGCAGGACGCTGTCGACTGGACCCGCGCCATCGGCCAGCGGTTCAGCGGCGGCGTGACCCCGACAAAACCGCAGGACTGGTCGCAGTACCGCTATCCCTTCGTCTACGGTCAGGCGGACCAGTCGCTGTTCGATCACGCGAACTGGCGGCTGTGTGCGCTTCAGGCGTTGGGGCAGCGGGATTTCAACTCCATGACATCGGATTACTACGATCAGGACGATCCCACGCTGATCGAGTTCATTGCGCGCCACACGCTGCCGCGGCGGGGCATTACCGCGCGGCCCGAGCAGATCCTGATCACATTGGGAGCGCAGAACGCCCTGTGGCTGACCGCGCAGGTGCTGCTGACCCAGCGCCGCCATGCCGCGCTGGAAGATCCCTGTTACCACGCGTTGCGCGATATCCTCATCCAGTCACGCTGCCATGTGATCCCCGTGCGGGTCGACCGCGACGGCATCCCGCCCGAAGCGATACCGCCCGATACGGATGTCATCTTTACGACGCCCAGCCACCAGTGCCCGACCAACGCGACCATGCCGACGGACCGCCGCCGCGCCCTGCTGGAGCGCGCGAGGCAACTGGATGCGCTGATCGTCGAGGACGATTACGAATTCGAGACATCCTTTCTGCGCCCCCCATCTCCGGCGCTGAAATCGCTCGATACGGACGGGCGGGTGATCTACGTCGGCAGCTTTTCCAAATCGCTGTTTCCGGGACTGCGGCTGGGCTATCTGGTCGGGTCCGAGCCTTTCATCCGCGAGGTCCGCGCCCTACGGGCCAGCGTGTTGCGCCACCCGCCCGGCCATATCCAGCGCACCGCCTCGTATTTCCTGTCGCTGGGGCATTACGATGCGCTGGTCCGCCGGATGGGCACCGCCTTGCACGAACGCCGCGAACGGATGGAGGACGGCATCCTTGCCTACAACTTGCATATCGCGGGACAGGGTGCCCATGGCGGGTCGTCCTTCTGGATGCGCGCACCCGACAGCATCGACACCGAAGTGCTGGCCGCGCGCCTGCGTCCGCGCGGCGTTCTGATCGAACCGGGCCGGTCGTTTTTCGGCGGGGACCGGCAACCGCGCAATTTCTACCGGCTTGGATATTCCTCGATTCCCGCAGCGCGCATCCTGCCCGGTCTGGAAGAACTGGCCCGCGGGATCGCGGAGATGCGCGGCGCTGGCCATAACGCGGCTGGATAA